From the genome of Muricauda sp. SCSIO 64092, one region includes:
- a CDS encoding RHS repeat domain-containing protein yields the protein MDILDYDYHNGEVSNRLYKVNDTGSNTYGFKNSSANNQDYWYDANGNMVRDLNKGIGTSSVDGISYNHLNLPTEVKFDNNNNKKISYIYDALGTKLKKMTYNNGVSTTTDYAGNYIYENNALQFSPHPEGYVMPNSSGGYDYVYQYRDHLGNIRLSYTDDPSNPGTPTIIEENNYYPFGLKHKGYNSNVSSLGNSVAQRWKFGGKEYQEELDLNWYDITARNYDPALGRWMNLDPLAEQMRRHSPYNFSFNNPIYFQDYDGMSPTGCCGNPSPIPTYGVRITMGLINAGRKFLGMDPIRVEGSGVDRSSGDGYEFETDSGEQSGVQDLITKTDGNTDKVNVTGLEALTIIAGGKKGSKGDGMTTAKNPNKKNAASSFGDGADRASDVGNSADAVDASGGNSMETANKSEPDTTMTITTYSVGESGTNDLGSPYVYEIPNTRDTTVSKDQVKNVNKSVSSQNEQTKKKVDEILLGNGSN from the coding sequence ATGGACATTCTGGATTACGATTACCATAACGGTGAGGTAAGCAACCGCCTTTATAAAGTGAACGATACGGGCAGCAATACTTACGGTTTTAAGAACAGCTCGGCCAACAACCAGGACTATTGGTACGATGCCAACGGCAATATGGTCCGTGACCTGAACAAGGGCATTGGGACGTCCAGTGTGGATGGGATAAGCTATAACCACCTGAACCTGCCCACAGAAGTAAAGTTTGACAACAATAACAACAAAAAGATCAGCTATATTTACGATGCCCTTGGAACGAAACTAAAGAAAATGACCTATAACAACGGTGTTTCGACCACGACCGATTATGCGGGCAATTACATTTATGAGAACAATGCCCTACAGTTTTCCCCCCATCCGGAAGGCTATGTGATGCCCAATAGCAGTGGGGGCTATGACTATGTCTACCAGTATAGGGACCATTTGGGCAACATACGGCTGTCCTATACGGATGATCCGAGTAACCCGGGTACGCCAACGATTATTGAAGAGAACAACTATTATCCCTTTGGGCTTAAACATAAAGGGTACAATAGTAATGTAAGTTCATTGGGGAACAGTGTGGCCCAACGTTGGAAGTTTGGTGGTAAGGAATATCAAGAAGAACTTGATCTTAACTGGTACGATATAACGGCTCGAAATTATGATCCAGCTTTAGGGCGCTGGATGAACCTTGACCCCTTGGCCGAACAGATGAGAAGGCACTCACCGTATAATTTTTCATTCAACAATCCGATTTACTTCCAAGATTATGATGGAATGTCCCCGACAGGTTGCTGTGGAAATCCAAGTCCTATTCCTACTTATGGCGTTAGAATAACAATGGGACTGATAAATGCTGGAAGAAAGTTCTTGGGAATGGATCCTATTAGAGTTGAAGGGTCAGGTGTAGATAGGAGCAGTGGTGACGGTTACGAATTTGAAACAGATAGCGGGGAACAATCAGGAGTCCAAGATTTAATCACCAAAACAGATGGAAACACGGATAAGGTAAACGTAACTGGGCTAGAAGCTTTAACGATTATTGCTGGCGGCAAAAAAGGAAGTAAGGGCGATGGTATGACAACAGCGAAGAATCCTAATAAAAAGAATGCCGCCAGTTCATTTGGTGATGGTGCTGATAGAGCAAGTGATGTTGGTAATTCAGCCGATGCTGTTGATGCCTCTGGGGGCAATTCAATGGAAACAGCGAATAAATCAGAACCTGATACAACAATGACCATAACAACGTATAGTGTAGGTGAATCAGGGACCAACGATTTAGGGAGTCCATATGTTTATGAAATACCGAATACCAGAGACACAACTGTTTCCAAAGACCAAGTGAAAAATGTGAACAAGAGCGTCAGCTCTCAAAATGAGCAAACAAAAAAGAAAGTAGATGAAATTCTTTTAGGCAATGGTAGTAATTAA
- the imm9 gene encoding Imm9 family immunity protein, whose amino-acid sequence MKVTITHISNVIDFLNKGFDTVDIDKSILKEIQLLINNLELKKLVDWELEFVASYVKADEIRIFNKIPIDKEEKLKSVIIHVPIPLQDKVEWGVLPNQHISRTGNKPLKNVEYLNIDCKDYDNRKDYVRECINKGIHRSLELGFSIDGTKVKTK is encoded by the coding sequence ATGAAGGTAACGATAACACATATTTCGAACGTAATTGACTTTTTAAATAAAGGATTCGATACAGTAGATATTGACAAATCTATTTTAAAAGAGATACAGCTACTAATAAATAATCTTGAGCTTAAAAAATTAGTTGATTGGGAATTAGAGTTCGTAGCATCCTATGTAAAGGCAGATGAAATTAGGATTTTTAATAAAATACCTATTGATAAGGAAGAGAAATTAAAATCAGTTATAATACATGTGCCTATTCCATTACAAGATAAGGTTGAATGGGGTGTTTTGCCCAATCAACATATTTCAAGAACAGGAAATAAACCGTTAAAGAATGTTGAATACCTGAATATTGATTGTAAGGATTATGACAATCGTAAAGATTATGTCAGAGAATGTATAAATAAGGGGATTCATCGTAGCCTAGAACTTGGATTCTCAATAGATGGTACTAAAGTGAAAACTAAATAG
- a CDS encoding toxin-antitoxin system YwqK family antitoxin, with the protein MVVINLLKQSKEAIILAVCAVMLSSCQEKTHFVKRHYYPSGELLSEVPYRIADSVKDGTYKDFYKNGQLKQVIQIKDGVPVDSALKYYETGELHYKEIRAKDSIYGIYFYKNGNMAAKNNFLDTDPPQQVGMSHIYSEEGNVKDSMGYVNIGGKSHLNTRYHHNDLGEVVLDSSYFYKFKISRINNTDRYRLKIDYVPSMKEAQIAMVIGEDLAEDFSNLNNVRLDTIVMDGNSIVTDNLKKPNRRLKGFFYEYLSKVKDTVGKDSIKMEIMEKKTFFNENVKVSDTIDISDKG; encoded by the coding sequence ATGGTAGTAATTAATTTATTGAAACAATCCAAAGAGGCAATAATATTAGCGGTCTGTGCTGTGATGCTATCTTCTTGTCAGGAGAAGACACACTTTGTAAAACGTCATTATTATCCTTCAGGGGAATTGCTCTCAGAGGTTCCATATAGAATAGCCGATAGTGTAAAGGATGGCACCTACAAAGATTTTTATAAGAATGGACAGTTAAAACAGGTCATTCAGATTAAGGATGGGGTTCCTGTAGATTCAGCCCTAAAATATTATGAGACTGGCGAACTCCATTACAAGGAAATCAGAGCTAAAGATAGTATCTATGGGATATACTTCTATAAAAATGGAAATATGGCAGCGAAAAACAATTTTTTAGATACAGACCCTCCCCAGCAAGTTGGAATGTCCCACATATACTCAGAAGAAGGAAATGTTAAGGATAGCATGGGGTATGTTAATATTGGAGGGAAAAGCCACCTAAATACTAGGTATCATCACAATGATTTAGGTGAAGTTGTTCTTGACAGCAGTTACTTTTACAAGTTCAAAATCAGTAGAATCAACAATACGGACCGTTATCGTCTAAAGATTGATTATGTTCCTTCAATGAAAGAGGCCCAGATAGCTATGGTCATCGGAGAAGATCTCGCAGAGGATTTTAGTAATCTGAACAATGTTCGGTTGGACACGATTGTAATGGACGGAAACAGTATCGTTACCGACAATTTGAAAAAACCAAATAGAAGACTAAAGGGCTTCTTTTACGAGTATCTCAGTAAAGTAAAGGATACTGTTGGTAAGGATAGCATAAAAATGGAAATAATGGAGAAGAAAACGTTTTTTAACGAAAATGTAAAAGTCTCCGACACCATAGACATATCGGACAAAGGGTAG
- a CDS encoding DUF6443 domain-containing protein, whose protein sequence is MKRPFQPQSPVMGHFTKWAWARMGLLALSLISMTVPQQLGGQTISGPTTVVEGTTHTYYLNYSGAVSNTSWVKPSGSTILSSSTFSVRLRFNSAGTDFLRVGFNSGGSPQYTGLQITVTPAAPGMPPTPTVTKHCGRTQLIRANPPSGVTYYWQGSGSGTSTSNSGKTLNRTTGTVYYLRGRNNGTGLWGPSRSVNYSITTLPPQPPTPTVTNNCGNSELTRSGSPPKGITWYWQDTAGGVSTLNSKISATRSSGTVYYLRARSRSGCWSTARAVSYSVKSVPGQPPVPSSIANCGTTTLVRADPPSGVTYYWQGSGSGTSTSNAGKTLNRTSGTVYYLRARHNSSGCWGPSRTVTYSVKTMPAQPSAPSVANNCGSSVLTRSGSPPANTTWYWQGSASGTSTSNSNGSITRTSSNVYYLRARHNVSGCWGPSRTVSYNIKAVPTQPSVPSVTNNCGSSVLTRGTPPSGTTWYWQGSASGTSTSNSNGSITRTSGTVYYLRGRHNISGCWGPSRTVSYSINTVPAQPSAPSVTNNCGNSVLTRGNPPSGTTWYWQGSASGTSTSNSNGSITRTSGTVYYLRARNNSTGCWGPARAVSYSIKAVPPQPSYPSVTNNCDNSVLTRSGSPPANTTWYWQGSASGTSTSNSNGSITRTSGTVYYLRARNNSSGCWAPALSINYTINKGAVWYADTDGDGFGDPTNSIQACSRPTGYVENGDDRNVSVAGAHFGTTGPAPGSGAYAPVTKSNENYIHTRSYQTALKEGDPIGLNSDVIEGITYFDGLGRGKQQVAIKGSGREAQKLIHASNVPGWSMDWTPGSGGTAFFNQNGSTVENQRINGSDPHGAISLLWECGNEADNHADGGWNTDYFAVDKNAAYRYTVWVKRTHSQNGSTYHGTQNVNNLNGSANGNPYFWSGDLPQLDTWYLLVGIVHPVGHSGGDSGMSGVYDLQGNKVIDGTEYTWSSTTTTARFRSYLYYATDVGVRQYFHDPVLQKLDGTEDALGNIIAGTAYSEELKDLVTHMGYDAYGRQAREWLPHKAASGSFGSFRGTAETDTDSYYVANYSDDIVSATPNPFSERAFESSPLDRVLKQAAPGYDWRMGGGHEIEFGYATNAANEVRKYKVTTTLANSTYTPSLVADGHYTAGTLYRTTTYDENHASTSKLHSTEEFTDQQGRVVLKRTYALVGSTETAHDTYYVYDDYGNLTYVIPPKVVTGDGVSATELGELCYQYRYDYRNRLVEKKLPGKGTASTWEEIVYNKLDQPIMTRDPNLRVQGKWRFTKYDAFGRVAYTGMVSSTSNRASLQTAANNATAQYESRQTSSPTLADEKVLYSNSAYPNTLAMEIHTVNYYDSYADTDGLSVPTTVLGQTKASNVKGLATVSKVRVLDPSATAGQADWITTITGYDVKGRPIYTASKNGYLNTTDIVETQLDFGGKVVRTRTSHTRGTNAALVTTDNFSYDHRGRLVKQEQTIGSHTETIVENHYDDLGRLAQKKVGGGSTGSPTALQEVDYRYNVRGWLKSINNGTAAGGDLWGMEIAYNDPTNFGGNENPMALFNGNISQVQWKTASPNNTGNLVSERYSFGYDALNRLTSARDNTIRYNMTALYDKNGNITELNRNGHTNPAATTFGAMDMLGYSYDAGNKLTKVLDSGNKTYGFKDGNTDGHDYWYDANGNMVRDLNKGIGTASVDGISYNHLNLPTSVVINNAQHNGTISYIYDATGVKLKKTVGSTTTEYAGNYIYENNALQFFGHPEGYVSVENNGYRYVYQYKDHLGNVRLSYADDPSNPGQPIIMEENNYYPFGMFHEGYNNVVNGVENNYKTFQDQEFTEDLGLNVHEFAFRTYDPAIGRFWSVDPVADSYPHNGTYNFSENRVVDGIELEGLEYVSRIHIMDGDEHIATLDISYYQMSEEQIEAAGGTYQGLDNAASYGPEGKGVKHTYFNVADGNKSERWDFRDDSTRHGLYSGAGAITDWAGNDDFSFQPVDLADAIAKEHDRDYANVASSNYKGFVEDTRTLAADDLMVDRVNSVLTSSAPLARQYGLETPFRGGFSGEMYRALAGQSLFIGTLANYKGWKSTRMQSLGLSPDKPQDMAKVSILNTGDFLRYSANSGVGRAAIIRAAESKRLENK, encoded by the coding sequence ATGAAAAGACCGTTTCAACCACAATCACCCGTCATGGGCCATTTTACAAAATGGGCCTGGGCAAGAATGGGGCTGTTGGCCCTGTCCCTTATTTCCATGACCGTTCCCCAACAGCTGGGGGGCCAGACCATCAGCGGCCCCACAACGGTAGTTGAGGGAACGACCCATACGTATTATCTGAATTATTCAGGAGCGGTAAGCAACACTTCCTGGGTGAAGCCCAGTGGGAGCACCATATTGAGTTCATCCACTTTTAGTGTCCGATTGCGCTTTAACAGTGCCGGCACAGACTTTTTAAGAGTTGGTTTCAACAGTGGTGGGTCACCCCAATATACGGGGCTGCAAATTACAGTGACCCCTGCCGCCCCGGGGATGCCCCCGACACCCACGGTCACCAAACATTGTGGCCGTACCCAACTGATCAGGGCAAACCCACCTTCTGGGGTGACCTATTACTGGCAGGGATCCGGTTCGGGCACCAGCACCTCCAACTCGGGAAAGACCCTTAACCGTACCACTGGTACGGTATACTATCTCAGGGGAAGGAACAACGGTACGGGCCTTTGGGGCCCTTCCCGTTCGGTCAACTACAGCATAACTACGTTGCCCCCGCAGCCCCCGACACCAACTGTGACCAACAACTGCGGCAACAGTGAACTGACCCGTTCGGGGAGCCCACCAAAGGGGATCACGTGGTACTGGCAGGATACCGCAGGGGGCGTGAGCACATTGAACTCCAAAATTTCAGCAACGCGCAGCAGTGGTACGGTATACTACCTCAGGGCAAGGAGCCGCAGTGGCTGTTGGAGCACGGCACGGGCGGTAAGCTATAGTGTAAAATCCGTTCCCGGCCAGCCGCCAGTGCCATCATCGATCGCGAACTGCGGAACCACCACCCTGGTACGTGCCGACCCGCCCAGTGGTGTTACCTATTATTGGCAGGGATCCGGTTCGGGCACCAGCACCTCCAACGCGGGAAAGACCCTTAACCGTACCAGTGGGACGGTATACTATCTCAGGGCCAGGCACAACAGTTCGGGCTGTTGGGGCCCTTCCCGTACGGTGACCTATAGCGTAAAGACGATGCCCGCGCAGCCATCGGCACCCAGCGTGGCCAACAACTGTGGCAGCAGTGTACTTACCCGTTCGGGGAGCCCACCGGCCAACACGACCTGGTACTGGCAGGGCAGCGCATCGGGGACCAGCACCTCAAATTCCAATGGTTCCATTACCCGCACCTCCAGCAATGTTTACTACCTCAGGGCCAGGCACAACGTTTCTGGCTGTTGGGGCCCTTCCCGTACGGTAAGCTATAACATAAAAGCGGTGCCCACGCAGCCATCAGTACCGAGCGTGACCAACAACTGCGGTAGCAGTGTGCTGACCCGTGGCACTCCCCCCAGTGGGACCACCTGGTACTGGCAGGGCAGCGCATCGGGGACCAGTACATCAAATTCCAATGGTTCCATTACCCGTACCAGTGGCACGGTATACTACCTAAGGGGAAGGCACAACATTTCGGGCTGTTGGGGCCCTTCCCGGACGGTAAGCTATAGCATAAATACGGTGCCCGCGCAGCCATCGGCACCCAGCGTGACCAACAACTGTGGCAACAGTGTACTGACCCGTGGCAACCCCCCCAGTGGGACCACCTGGTACTGGCAGGGCAGCGCATCGGGGACCAGTACATCAAATTCCAATGGTTCCATTACCCGTACCTCCGGCACAGTATATTACCTCCGGGCCAGGAACAACAGTACGGGCTGTTGGGGCCCGGCCCGGGCGGTAAGCTATAGCATAAAAGCGGTTCCCCCACAGCCATCATACCCGAGTGTGACCAACAACTGCGACAACAGTGTACTTACCCGTTCGGGTAGTCCACCGGCCAATACCACCTGGTACTGGCAGGGCAGCGCATCGGGGACCAGCACTTCAAATTCCAATGGTTCCATTACCCGTACCTCCGGCACGGTATACTACCTTAGGGCAAGGAACAACAGTTCGGGCTGTTGGGCCCCGGCACTGTCGATCAACTACACCATCAACAAGGGGGCGGTTTGGTATGCCGATACCGATGGGGACGGCTTTGGGGATCCGACCAACAGCATCCAGGCCTGTTCCCGGCCCACGGGCTATGTGGAGAACGGGGATGACAGGAACGTTTCGGTGGCCGGTGCCCATTTTGGGACAACGGGTCCCGCCCCGGGTTCCGGCGCCTATGCCCCCGTGACCAAAAGCAATGAGAACTATATCCATACCCGGAGCTACCAAACCGCTTTAAAGGAAGGTGACCCCATAGGCCTGAACAGTGACGTGATCGAAGGGATCACCTACTTTGATGGACTGGGCCGTGGCAAGCAGCAGGTGGCCATCAAGGGGTCCGGGAGGGAGGCCCAAAAGCTTATCCATGCCTCAAATGTGCCCGGATGGTCCATGGACTGGACCCCGGGAAGTGGCGGTACCGCCTTCTTCAACCAGAACGGCAGTACCGTGGAGAACCAAAGGATCAACGGCTCCGATCCCCATGGGGCCATATCGTTGTTATGGGAATGCGGCAATGAGGCCGACAACCATGCCGATGGGGGTTGGAACACCGATTATTTTGCGGTGGACAAAAATGCGGCCTACCGGTATACGGTCTGGGTAAAACGTACACATTCCCAGAATGGCAGTACCTACCATGGCACCCAGAACGTGAACAACCTTAATGGCTCTGCCAACGGTAATCCCTATTTCTGGTCCGGGGACTTGCCGCAATTGGATACCTGGTACCTTTTGGTGGGCATCGTACACCCGGTGGGCCATTCCGGTGGCGACAGTGGGATGAGCGGAGTCTACGACCTACAGGGCAACAAGGTAATCGACGGTACCGAATATACCTGGAGCTCTACGACCACCACCGCCAGGTTTCGGAGCTACCTCTACTATGCCACCGATGTGGGGGTACGGCAGTACTTCCATGATCCCGTGCTCCAGAAACTGGACGGTACCGAGGATGCCCTCGGGAACATCATCGCCGGGACCGCGTACAGTGAGGAGCTTAAGGACCTGGTCACCCATATGGGCTATGACGCCTATGGGCGACAGGCCAGGGAATGGCTGCCCCATAAAGCGGCCTCGGGCAGTTTTGGCAGTTTCCGGGGCACGGCGGAAACGGATACCGATAGCTATTATGTGGCCAATTATTCGGATGATATTGTATCGGCAACGCCCAATCCTTTTTCGGAAAGGGCCTTTGAGTCCTCGCCCCTGGACCGGGTATTGAAACAGGCCGCCCCCGGGTACGATTGGCGCATGGGCGGGGGACATGAAATTGAATTTGGTTATGCTACAAACGCGGCCAACGAGGTACGGAAGTACAAGGTCACCACCACCCTTGCCAACAGTACCTATACCCCCAGCCTGGTCGCCGATGGCCACTATACCGCCGGGACGCTCTATAGGACCACCACCTATGATGAAAACCACGCATCGACCTCAAAACTGCACAGCACGGAGGAGTTTACGGACCAACAGGGCCGTGTGGTGCTCAAGCGTACCTATGCCCTGGTGGGGAGTACCGAAACGGCCCATGATACCTATTATGTGTATGATGACTACGGGAACCTCACCTATGTGATCCCGCCCAAGGTGGTGACCGGTGATGGGGTGAGTGCCACGGAACTCGGTGAACTCTGCTACCAGTACAGATACGATTACCGCAACCGCTTGGTGGAAAAGAAACTCCCCGGTAAGGGTACGGCAAGTACCTGGGAAGAGATTGTGTACAACAAACTGGACCAACCGATCATGACCCGGGATCCCAACCTAAGGGTGCAGGGAAAATGGCGCTTTACCAAATACGATGCTTTTGGCAGGGTGGCCTATACCGGAATGGTAAGTAGCACCAGTAATAGGGCCAGCCTGCAAACAGCGGCAAACAATGCTACTGCCCAGTACGAATCCCGCCAGACAAGCTCCCCTACCCTGGCAGACGAAAAGGTACTGTATTCCAATAGCGCCTACCCCAATACACTTGCTATGGAGATCCATACGGTAAACTATTACGATAGCTATGCGGATACCGATGGCCTTAGCGTACCCACAACGGTTCTGGGGCAAACCAAGGCCAGCAACGTAAAGGGCCTTGCCACGGTAAGCAAGGTACGGGTGCTGGACCCCTCGGCAACCGCAGGGCAGGCCGACTGGATCACGACCATCACCGGTTACGATGTCAAGGGCAGGCCCATCTATACCGCCAGCAAGAACGGGTACCTGAACACGACCGATATTGTGGAGACTCAACTGGACTTTGGGGGCAAGGTGGTACGGACCAGGACCTCCCATACCAGGGGGACCAATGCGGCCCTGGTCACCACGGATAATTTTAGCTATGACCATAGGGGCCGGTTGGTAAAGCAGGAGCAGACCATAGGCTCGCATACCGAGACCATCGTGGAGAACCACTACGATGACCTGGGCCGGTTGGCACAAAAAAAGGTGGGCGGTGGTTCGACAGGCTCACCAACCGCGCTACAGGAGGTGGACTATAGGTACAATGTTCGTGGGTGGCTCAAGTCCATAAACAACGGAACCGCCGCGGGCGGTGACCTTTGGGGGATGGAGATTGCCTACAACGACCCTACCAATTTTGGGGGCAACGAGAACCCAATGGCACTCTTTAACGGCAACATCTCGCAGGTTCAATGGAAGACGGCGAGCCCCAACAATACGGGCAACCTTGTCAGTGAACGATACTCGTTCGGTTATGATGCGCTGAACCGGCTTACCAGTGCCAGGGACAATACGATCCGTTATAATATGACCGCTCTGTACGATAAGAACGGTAACATTACCGAACTGAACAGAAATGGCCATACCAATCCCGCAGCGACCACCTTCGGTGCAATGGACATGTTGGGTTATAGTTATGATGCCGGTAACAAGCTGACCAAGGTTTTGGACAGTGGGAACAAAACCTATGGCTTTAAGGATGGCAACACCGATGGCCATGACTATTGGTACGATGCCAACGGGAATATGGTGCGTGACCTCAACAAGGGCATAGGGACCGCCAGTGTGGACGGGATAAGCTATAATCACTTAAACCTTCCCACCAGTGTTGTGATCAATAATGCACAACATAACGGTACAATTTCCTATATTTATGATGCCACTGGGGTTAAACTAAAAAAGACTGTGGGAAGTACTACTACAGAATATGCTGGCAACTACATCTATGAGAATAATGCCCTACAGTTCTTTGGCCACCCAGAGGGCTATGTGAGTGTGGAAAACAACGGATATCGGTATGTGTACCAATATAAAGACCATTTGGGCAACGTACGTCTGTCCTATGCCGATGATCCGAGTAACCCAGGGCAGCCTATAATCATGGAGGAGAACAACTACTACCCATTCGGAATGTTCCACGAGGGATATAACAATGTGGTAAATGGTGTTGAGAACAATTACAAGACGTTCCAAGACCAAGAGTTTACCGAGGACCTTGGGTTAAACGTACACGAATTCGCCTTTAGAACTTATGACCCAGCAATCGGAAGATTTTGGAGTGTTGACCCTGTTGCCGATAGCTATCCACACAACGGAACCTACAATTTTTCTGAAAACAGGGTTGTTGATGGTATTGAACTTGAAGGTTTGGAGTATGTATCACGTATTCATATTATGGATGGAGATGAACATATTGCGACTTTAGATATTAGTTATTATCAAATGTCGGAGGAGCAAATTGAAGCTGCAGGAGGTACATATCAAGGTCTTGACAATGCAGCTTCCTATGGGCCAGAAGGGAAAGGGGTAAAGCATACTTATTTCAATGTGGCTGATGGTAACAAAAGTGAAAGATGGGATTTTAGGGATGATAGCACTCGTCATGGTCTTTATTCGGGAGCAGGTGCTATTACAGATTGGGCAGGCAATGACGATTTTTCATTTCAACCAGTTGATTTAGCTGATGCCATAGCTAAAGAGCATGATAGAGATTATGCAAATGTGGCAAGTTCTAACTATAAAGGATTTGTAGAAGATACAAGAACATTAGCTGCTGATGATCTTATGGTAGATAGGGTTAATAGTGTATTAACTTCGTCAGCACCATTAGCAAGACAGTATGGATTAGAAACACCTTTTAGGGGTGGTTTTTCAGGAGAGATGTATAGAGCCTTAGCGGGCCAGAGTTTATTTATTGGAACATTAGCAAACTACAAGGGTTGGAAATCTACTAGGATGCAAAGTTTAGGTTTAAGTCCAGATAAGCCACAGGATATGGCGAAAGTGTCTATTCTGAATACAGGAGATTTTTTAAGATACTCTGCTAATAGTGGTGTAGGCAGAGCTGCTATTATTCGTGCTGCTGAGAGCAAAAGGTTAGAAAATAAGTAA
- a CDS encoding RHS repeat-associated core domain-containing protein, which translates to MGWTVESPSLVLNTGFGTMDDLVYTYGSGNKPTKVLDNGNKTYGFKDGNTDGHDYWYDANGNMVRDLNKGIGTASVDGIGYNHLDLPTEVKFDNSSAKKITYIYDALGTKLKKMTYSNGVSTTTDYAGNYVYENNALQFFSHPEGYVMPNSSGGYDYVYQYRDHLGNVRLSYTDNNGTLEIVEENNYYPFGLKHKGYNSNISALGNSVAQRWKFGGKEFDEGHDLNTYDFGARNYMPDIGRWGNMDPLAEFMRNQSPFNFGFNNPIYFSDYAGTIPWPVPEMFRNWYRRLGSPFGPRTRNGRTKNHNGVDINFSRGYNTDYGAPR; encoded by the coding sequence TTGGGCTGGACCGTTGAAAGTCCTTCCTTGGTCCTAAATACAGGTTTTGGTACCATGGACGACCTGGTCTATACCTACGGCAGTGGCAACAAGCCCACCAAGGTGCTGGACAATGGGAACAAAACCTATGGCTTTAAGGATGGCAACACCGATGGCCATGACTATTGGTACGATGCCAACGGCAATATGGTCCGTGACCTGAACAAGGGCATTGGGACGGCCAGTGTGGATGGGATTGGCTATAACCACCTGGACCTGCCCACAGAGGTAAAGTTTGACAACAGCAGTGCTAAAAAGATTACCTATATTTACGATGCCCTTGGAACGAAGCTAAAGAAAATGACCTACAGCAACGGTGTTTCGACCACGACCGATTATGCGGGTAACTACGTTTATGAGAATAATGCCCTACAGTTCTTCAGCCACCCGGAGGGCTACGTGATGCCCAATAGCAGCGGTGGCTATGATTACGTCTACCAGTATAGGGACCACTTGGGGAATGTACGGCTATCGTACACCGATAACAACGGAACCCTTGAGATTGTTGAGGAGAACAACTATTATCCTTTTGGGCTTAAACATAAAGGGTACAATAGTAATATAAGTGCTTTGGGGAACAGTGTGGCCCAACGTTGGAAGTTTGGGGGCAAGGAGTTTGATGAGGGGCATGACCTCAACACCTATGATTTTGGGGCCAGAAATTATATGCCCGATATTGGACGGTGGGGGAATATGGATCCGTTGGCTGAATTCATGCGTAACCAATCACCTTTTAACTTTGGGTTCAACAACCCTATATATTTCAGCGATTATGCTGGGACCATTCCTTGGCCAGTACCAGAAATGTTCAGAAACTGGTATAGAAGGTTAGGTAGCCCTTTTGGACCAAGAACTAGAAATGGGAGAACTAAAAACCATAATGGGGTAGATATTAATTTTTCTAGAGGATATAATACAGATTATGGCGCCCCCCGCTAG